One window from the genome of Mycolicibacterium gadium encodes:
- a CDS encoding UDP-N-acetylmuramate dehydrogenase, translating to MVTSLIGGASVSEAVPLAPLTTLRVGPVAQRLITCDTTQKVVDVTRALGPDSDALVLAGGSNVVLADDLTDLTVVLLANTEITVEGNVVRAEAGAAWDDVVVTSLAHGLGGLECLSGIPGSAGATPVQNVGAYGAEVADTISRVRLLDRRTGEDSWVAPSTLQFGYRTSVLKHSGASIVLEVEFELRPDGLSVPIRYGELANTLGAEPNSRIDAARVRDAVLALRAGKGMVLDEADHDTWSVGSFFTNPVVDQEVFERLRGSVDGVVPNYPAPDGVKLAAGWLVERAGFAKGFPGNDAVARLSTKHALAVTNRGTATSSDVIALARTVRDGVRTTFGIELTPEPILIGAAL from the coding sequence GTGGTCACCTCGCTCATCGGCGGCGCGTCCGTCTCCGAGGCGGTGCCGTTGGCGCCGCTGACCACCCTGCGCGTGGGACCCGTTGCGCAACGGCTGATCACCTGCGACACCACCCAGAAGGTCGTCGACGTGACGCGCGCGCTCGGCCCCGACAGCGATGCCCTCGTGCTCGCGGGCGGATCCAACGTCGTGCTGGCCGACGACCTCACCGACCTCACCGTCGTCCTGCTCGCCAACACCGAGATCACCGTCGAGGGCAACGTCGTGCGCGCAGAGGCCGGAGCGGCGTGGGACGACGTCGTCGTGACGTCGCTTGCACACGGGCTGGGCGGGCTGGAATGCCTGTCCGGTATCCCCGGTTCCGCCGGTGCCACGCCTGTTCAGAACGTCGGCGCATACGGTGCCGAGGTCGCCGACACGATCAGTCGGGTGCGGCTGCTCGACCGCCGTACGGGGGAGGACTCCTGGGTCGCACCGTCGACGCTGCAGTTCGGCTACCGCACCAGCGTCCTCAAGCATTCCGGCGCCTCGATCGTGCTCGAGGTGGAGTTCGAATTGCGGCCCGACGGGCTCAGCGTACCGATACGTTACGGTGAGCTCGCCAATACCCTTGGTGCAGAACCGAATTCGCGGATCGACGCCGCCCGTGTGCGGGACGCGGTGCTGGCGTTGCGGGCCGGCAAGGGCATGGTGCTCGACGAGGCCGATCACGACACCTGGAGCGTCGGCTCGTTCTTCACCAACCCCGTCGTCGACCAAGAAGTCTTCGAGCGGCTCAGGGGCAGCGTCGACGGAGTCGTGCCCAACTATCCGGCCCCCGACGGCGTCAAGCTGGCCGCGGGATGGCTTGTCGAGCGTGCGGGCTTCGCCAAGGGCTTTCCGGGCAACGACGCTGTCGCGCGGCTGTCGACCAAGCATGCGCTGGCTGTGACCAATCGGGGCACAGCGACGTCATCTGATGTGATTGCGCTGGCCAGGACGGTACGCGACGGTGTCAGAACGACATTCGGGATCGAACTCACACCCGAACCAATTCTGATCGGCGCCGCTCTCTAG
- a CDS encoding L,D-transpeptidase, translated as MSPADAEHLMPAISRRRALTALAVGVIAPGALAACSKGSLPSAGEAVAPPAPSLKFQPADATADVVPTAPIGIEVRDGWFQRVALTNPDGKAVAGALNRDRTAFDITEPLGYGVEYTWSGSVVGRDGNAQPVAGSFTTVNPSSQVSGRFQLADGQVVGVAAPIIIQFDASISDKASVEKAVKVTTEPAVEGSWAWLPDEVGGSRMHWRTKDYYPAGTKVHVGAKLYGVPFGDGAFGAADSTLTFEIGRRQVVKAEASSHRIQVLDAGGAVIMDFPCSYGEGDLDRNVTRSGVHVVTEKYEDFYMTNPAAGYANVRERFAVRISNNGEFIHANPASLGSQGNSNVTNGCINLSESDAQQYFNSAIYGDPVEVTGTRIQLSYADGDIWDWAVSWDEWTSMSALSDQASPAGMPSTAPATPSGAPQPAGAGRPGG; from the coding sequence GTGAGCCCAGCCGATGCCGAGCACTTGATGCCGGCGATATCCAGGCGACGCGCCTTGACGGCGCTGGCGGTCGGCGTCATTGCGCCGGGCGCTCTGGCGGCCTGCTCCAAGGGGTCCCTGCCGTCAGCCGGCGAGGCGGTTGCGCCGCCCGCGCCGTCGCTGAAATTCCAACCCGCCGACGCCACCGCTGACGTGGTGCCGACCGCGCCCATCGGGATCGAGGTCCGTGACGGCTGGTTCCAGCGGGTCGCGCTGACGAATCCCGACGGCAAGGCCGTCGCGGGTGCGCTCAACCGCGATCGCACCGCCTTCGACATCACCGAACCGCTCGGCTACGGCGTCGAGTACACGTGGAGTGGCTCGGTGGTCGGCCGTGACGGCAACGCGCAACCCGTCGCAGGCAGCTTCACCACCGTCAACCCCAGCTCTCAGGTCAGCGGCCGGTTCCAGCTCGCCGACGGTCAAGTCGTCGGCGTCGCGGCGCCGATCATCATCCAGTTCGACGCGTCGATCAGCGACAAGGCGTCCGTCGAGAAGGCGGTCAAGGTCACCACCGAACCGGCCGTCGAGGGCAGCTGGGCATGGCTGCCCGACGAGGTCGGCGGCTCGCGCATGCACTGGCGTACCAAGGATTACTACCCGGCGGGCACGAAGGTCCACGTCGGCGCAAAGCTCTACGGGGTTCCGTTCGGCGACGGTGCGTTCGGGGCGGCGGATTCGACGCTGACGTTCGAGATCGGCCGCCGTCAGGTGGTCAAGGCCGAGGCGTCGTCGCACCGCATCCAGGTGCTCGACGCCGGCGGAGCGGTCATCATGGACTTCCCGTGCAGCTACGGCGAGGGCGACCTGGATCGCAACGTGACGCGCAGCGGCGTGCACGTCGTCACCGAGAAGTACGAAGACTTCTATATGACCAACCCCGCAGCCGGATACGCCAACGTCCGCGAGCGGTTCGCCGTTCGGATCTCGAACAACGGCGAGTTCATCCATGCCAACCCGGCCAGCCTCGGTTCGCAGGGCAACTCGAACGTCACCAACGGCTGTATCAACCTGTCCGAGTCCGACGCACAGCAGTACTTCAACAGTGCGATCTACGGCGATCCGGTCGAGGTCACCGGGACGCGAATCCAGCTGTCCTACGCCGACGGCGACATCTGGGACTGGGCGGTCTCGTGGGACGAGTGGACGTCAATGTCCGCGCTGTCGGACCAGGCTTCACCCGCGGGGATGCCCAGCACCGCTCCGGCCACGCCGTCGGGTGCACCGCAGCCCGCCGGCGCAGGCCGCCCCGGCGGCTAG
- a CDS encoding SDR family oxidoreductase — protein sequence MTTPETDRRVAVVTGASAGIGAATAKTLAALGFHVVCAARRAEPIQALADEIGGTAIVTDVTDPDAVNALADSLNRVDVLVNNAGGARGLEPVAEADIEHWRWMWEANVLGTLRVTRALLPKLIDSGDGLIVTVTSIAAVEIYDNGGGYTSAKHAQGVLHRTLRSELLGKPVRLTEVAPGMVKTDFSLRRFDGDEERAAKVYEGVTPLVAEDIAEVIGFVASRPSHVDLDLIVVRPRDQVSGASGSRFNRQS from the coding sequence ATGACGACACCAGAGACCGACAGGCGGGTCGCGGTGGTGACCGGCGCCAGCGCCGGTATCGGTGCAGCGACCGCGAAAACCCTTGCCGCCCTTGGCTTTCACGTGGTTTGCGCAGCCCGGCGCGCCGAGCCGATACAAGCCCTGGCCGACGAGATCGGTGGAACCGCGATTGTGACCGACGTCACCGATCCCGACGCCGTCAACGCCCTGGCCGACAGCCTGAACAGGGTCGATGTGCTGGTGAACAACGCCGGCGGTGCGCGCGGACTCGAGCCGGTGGCAGAGGCCGACATCGAGCATTGGCGGTGGATGTGGGAGGCCAACGTTCTTGGCACCCTGCGGGTCACCCGGGCGCTGCTGCCCAAGCTGATCGACTCCGGCGACGGGCTGATCGTCACGGTCACCTCGATCGCGGCTGTCGAGATTTACGACAACGGCGGTGGCTACACCTCGGCCAAACACGCCCAGGGCGTCCTGCATCGCACGCTGCGCAGCGAGTTGCTCGGAAAGCCGGTGCGGCTCACCGAAGTTGCGCCGGGCATGGTGAAAACCGACTTTTCACTGCGCCGATTCGACGGCGACGAGGAGCGCGCCGCCAAGGTCTACGAAGGCGTCACACCGCTGGTGGCCGAGGACATCGCCGAGGTGATCGGGTTCGTCGCCAGCCGCCCGTCGCACGTCGACCTGGATCTGATCGTGGTGCGCCCGCGGGACCAGGTCAGCGGGGCGAGTGGATCTCGCTTCAACCGCCAGAGCTAA
- a CDS encoding ROK family protein, translating to MRTASPTLHKPPAHAKRALLARHHVVAPSLRVAEAAAGSVFSAARLRGPIARDVIAQVTGLSIATVNRQVTALLDAGVLRERADLAVSGAIGRPRVPVEVNHEPYLTLGVHIGARTTSIVATDLFGRTLDVVETATPRAPQAAALASLAASARRYLSRWHRRRALWVGVAAGGVVDSATGYLDHPRLGWSEAPVGPVLAEALGLPVSVASHVDAMAGAELLLGGRRLPASESAGTSLYVYARETVGYALSIGGRVHSPSSGPGTIAALPADSELLGGTGQLESTVSDEAVLIAARKARIISGDGPASTMQAVLRAARQGNARAQGLLAERARVLGQAVALLRDMLNPDDLVVGGQAFTEYPEGMEWVEAAYTQRSVMPPRQIRVTAFGNRVQEAGAGVVSLVGLYADPIGAMKRVLNRRPEVSA from the coding sequence GTGCGCACCGCATCTCCCACTCTCCATAAGCCGCCCGCTCACGCCAAGCGCGCTCTCCTTGCACGTCACCACGTCGTGGCGCCCTCGCTACGGGTAGCCGAGGCGGCCGCGGGCTCCGTGTTCAGCGCTGCGCGCCTGCGCGGCCCGATCGCGCGTGACGTCATCGCGCAGGTCACCGGGCTCAGCATCGCGACGGTCAACCGTCAGGTGACGGCGCTGCTCGATGCGGGAGTCCTGAGGGAGCGCGCCGACCTGGCCGTCTCCGGCGCCATCGGCAGGCCGCGAGTTCCGGTCGAGGTCAATCACGAGCCCTATCTGACGTTGGGCGTCCACATCGGTGCGCGCACCACCAGCATCGTGGCCACCGATCTGTTCGGCCGGACGCTCGACGTCGTCGAGACGGCGACGCCGCGCGCCCCGCAGGCCGCCGCCCTGGCCTCGTTGGCCGCCAGCGCCCGCCGCTACCTCAGCCGTTGGCACCGCCGCCGCGCTCTGTGGGTCGGCGTGGCCGCGGGTGGCGTCGTAGACAGTGCGACGGGGTACCTCGATCATCCGCGGCTGGGCTGGTCGGAGGCTCCCGTCGGGCCGGTGCTCGCCGAAGCGCTCGGTCTGCCGGTGTCGGTCGCCTCCCATGTCGACGCGATGGCCGGTGCGGAACTTCTGCTCGGGGGTCGTCGGCTGCCGGCGTCCGAGAGCGCGGGCACAAGCCTCTACGTCTACGCCCGCGAGACCGTCGGCTACGCGCTGTCCATCGGCGGACGGGTGCATTCACCGAGCAGCGGACCGGGCACCATCGCCGCACTGCCCGCGGACTCGGAGCTGCTGGGCGGCACCGGCCAGCTGGAGTCCACCGTGAGCGACGAAGCCGTGCTGATCGCCGCCCGCAAGGCCCGCATCATCAGCGGCGACGGTCCGGCCTCGACGATGCAGGCGGTGCTGCGGGCCGCCCGGCAGGGCAATGCGCGGGCGCAGGGCCTGCTCGCCGAGCGGGCCAGGGTGCTGGGCCAGGCTGTCGCATTGCTGCGCGACATGCTCAACCCCGACGACCTCGTGGTCGGCGGTCAGGCCTTCACCGAGTATCCGGAGGGCATGGAATGGGTCGAGGCGGCGTACACGCAACGCTCGGTCATGCCACCGCGTCAGATCCGGGTCACGGCGTTCGGTAATCGGGTGCAGGAGGCCGGCGCCGGCGTGGTGTCCCTCGTCGGGCTTTACGCCGACCCCATCGGAGCGATGAAGCGGGTGCTGAACCGGCGCCCCGAGGTGAGTGCGTAG
- the mshA gene encoding D-inositol-3-phosphate glycosyltransferase yields MRPATDLTGLAVPRRVAVLSVHTSPLAQPGTGDAGGMNVYVLQSALQMARRGVEVEIFTRATSSADAPVVHVAPGVLVRNVVAGPFEGLDKYDLPTQLCAFTAGVLRAEATHEPGYYDVVHSHYWLSGQVGWLARDRWAVPLVHTAHTLAAVKNAALADGDAPEPPLRAVGEQQVVDEADRMIVNTETEARQLVSLHHADPSRIDVVHPGVDLELFTPGDRAAARAALGLRADEQVLAFVGRIQPLKAPDVLLRAAARLTGRFGALRVLVAGGPSGSGLAAPESLIQLAEELGITAHVTFLPPQSRDQLVDVYRAADLVAVPSYSESFGLVAVEAQACGTPVVAAAVGGLPVAVRDGVTGTLVDGHDVDDWANAIGAVLDKGPETMRAAAVEHAATFSWARTVDALLTSYGRAMSDYRARQRKDVAARRSGRRFTIRRGVRA; encoded by the coding sequence GTGCGCCCAGCCACGGATCTGACCGGTCTTGCGGTACCGCGACGAGTAGCCGTGTTGTCGGTGCACACCTCGCCGCTGGCGCAGCCCGGCACCGGAGACGCGGGCGGGATGAACGTCTACGTCCTGCAGAGCGCGCTGCAGATGGCCCGCCGCGGCGTCGAGGTGGAGATCTTCACCAGGGCGACGTCGTCGGCGGATGCGCCCGTCGTGCACGTCGCGCCGGGGGTTCTCGTCCGCAACGTCGTCGCCGGCCCGTTCGAGGGTCTGGACAAGTACGACCTGCCCACCCAGCTGTGCGCCTTCACCGCGGGCGTCCTGCGGGCCGAGGCCACCCACGAGCCCGGCTACTACGACGTCGTGCACTCGCACTACTGGTTGTCCGGTCAGGTGGGCTGGCTGGCGCGGGATCGGTGGGCCGTGCCGCTCGTACATACGGCCCACACCCTGGCCGCGGTCAAGAATGCGGCCCTCGCCGACGGTGACGCACCCGAGCCGCCGCTGCGCGCGGTCGGCGAGCAGCAGGTGGTCGACGAGGCCGACCGGATGATCGTCAACACCGAAACCGAGGCACGCCAACTTGTTTCGCTGCATCACGCCGATCCGTCCCGCATTGACGTCGTCCACCCCGGCGTCGACCTCGAGCTCTTCACACCCGGTGACCGGGCCGCCGCACGCGCCGCGCTGGGGCTGCGGGCCGACGAGCAGGTGCTGGCCTTCGTCGGGCGGATCCAACCGCTGAAGGCGCCCGACGTGCTGCTGCGCGCCGCGGCCCGGCTGACCGGCCGGTTCGGCGCACTGCGGGTGCTCGTGGCCGGCGGACCGTCCGGCAGCGGGCTCGCCGCACCCGAGTCGTTGATTCAATTGGCCGAAGAACTGGGTATCACCGCACACGTGACATTCCTGCCGCCGCAGTCGCGCGATCAACTCGTCGACGTGTACCGGGCCGCCGATCTGGTCGCCGTGCCGAGCTATTCGGAATCGTTCGGGCTCGTCGCCGTCGAGGCGCAGGCCTGTGGGACGCCCGTTGTCGCGGCCGCCGTCGGCGGGCTGCCGGTCGCAGTGCGCGACGGCGTCACCGGAACGCTGGTCGACGGCCACGACGTGGACGACTGGGCGAACGCCATCGGCGCCGTGTTGGACAAGGGCCCGGAGACGATGCGTGCGGCCGCCGTCGAGCATGCCGCGACGTTCTCATGGGCCCGCACCGTCGATGCGCTGCTCACCAGCTACGGACGCGCGATGTCCGACTATCGCGCCCGCCAGCGCAAGGACGTTGCGGCGCGCCGCAGCGGCCGGCGCTTCACGATCCGGCGCGGGGTGCGCGCGTGA
- a CDS encoding type III secretion system chaperone family protein, protein MTASVRDIIEQTCKENGLTCTRHEGARGGLPGIIVELPGERRLTTNTILSIGEHSVRVEAFVCRKPDENHEGVYRFLLKRNRRLYGVAYTLDNVGDIYLVGRMALASVTSDEIDRVLGQVLEAVDSDFNTLLELGFRSSIQKEWEWRVSRGESLKNLQAFAHLIDEDEADRQAGTNGSG, encoded by the coding sequence GTGACTGCCAGCGTGCGGGACATCATCGAGCAGACCTGCAAGGAGAACGGCCTCACCTGCACCCGCCATGAAGGCGCCCGCGGCGGGTTGCCCGGCATCATCGTCGAACTGCCCGGCGAGCGTCGGCTGACGACCAACACCATCCTGTCCATCGGTGAACATTCGGTGCGCGTGGAAGCGTTCGTCTGCCGGAAACCCGACGAAAACCACGAGGGCGTCTACCGCTTTCTGCTGAAGCGCAACCGCCGTCTCTACGGCGTCGCCTACACGCTGGACAACGTCGGCGACATCTACCTCGTCGGCCGGATGGCGCTGGCGTCGGTCACCTCCGATGAGATCGACCGGGTGCTCGGTCAAGTGCTCGAAGCCGTCGACTCGGACTTCAACACCCTGTTGGAGTTGGGTTTTCGGTCGTCCATCCAGAAAGAGTGGGAGTGGCGGGTGTCGCGTGGCGAGTCACTGAAGAACCTGCAGGCCTTCGCTCACCTCATCGACGAAGACGAGGCGGACCGCCAAGCCGGCACGAACGGCTCGGGATAG
- a CDS encoding phosphoglyceromutase encodes MGDSTLILLRHGESEWNAKNLFTGWVDVDLTDKGRAEALRAGELIKELDRQPDVLYTSLLRRAITTANLALDAADRHWIPVHRDWRLNERHYGALQGLNKAETKDKYGDDQFMKWRRSYDTPPPPIEAGSTFSQDRDPRYADIGGGPLTECLKDVVERFVPYFEGTIVPDLRAGKTVLIAAHGNSLRALVKYLDGMSDEDVVGLNIPTGIPLRYDLDSDLKPTVVGGTYLDPEAAAAGAAAVAAQGAK; translated from the coding sequence ATGGGAGACTCCACGCTGATTCTGCTGCGGCACGGTGAGAGCGAGTGGAACGCGAAGAACTTGTTCACCGGCTGGGTCGACGTCGACCTCACCGACAAGGGCAGGGCCGAGGCGTTGCGCGCGGGCGAGCTGATCAAGGAACTCGACCGTCAGCCCGACGTGCTGTACACCTCGCTATTGCGCCGGGCGATCACCACCGCGAACCTGGCGCTGGACGCCGCGGACCGGCACTGGATTCCAGTGCACCGCGACTGGCGGCTCAACGAGCGGCATTACGGCGCCCTGCAGGGCCTCAACAAGGCCGAGACCAAGGACAAGTACGGCGACGATCAATTCATGAAGTGGCGGCGCAGCTACGACACCCCGCCACCGCCGATCGAGGCGGGTAGCACATTCAGCCAGGACCGCGATCCGCGGTACGCCGACATCGGTGGTGGCCCGCTGACCGAGTGCCTCAAGGACGTCGTCGAGCGATTCGTGCCCTATTTCGAGGGCACGATCGTGCCCGATCTGCGTGCCGGCAAGACCGTGCTCATCGCCGCCCACGGCAACTCGCTGCGCGCGTTGGTGAAGTATCTGGACGGAATGTCGGACGAAGACGTGGTCGGACTGAACATTCCGACCGGCATTCCTCTTCGCTACGACCTCGATTCCGACCTCAAGCCGACGGTCGTCGGCGGCACCTACCTGGACCCCGAGGCCGCGGCGGCGGGTGCGGCCGCAGTTGCTGCGCAGGGCGCGAAGTAG
- a CDS encoding sensor histidine kinase: MSVVTALLLSALVALLALVVGVALGAGLAPRLMERRQRRATAQSGITVSQMLAHIVSQSPVGIVVVDTYRDVVYTNDRARELGLVRDRLLDERAWLAAERTLTTGEDGEVDLSPRKRAHPGRSGLSVRGHVRLLTEQDRRFAVVYVDDQSEHARMEATRRDFVANVSHELKTPVGAMGVLAEAVLASADDPETVRRFADKMLVEANRLGNMVGELIELSRLQGAEPLPDLEAVDVDTVVAEALSRYKVAADNADIAITTDAPTGFRVLGDQPLLVTAIANLVSNAIAYSPNGSAVSISRRRRGDNIEIAVTDRGFGIARADQERVFERFFRVDKARSRATGGTGLGLAIVKHVAANHNGTIRLWSQPGTGSTFTLSIPAYPQGDDDPEVHVERED, translated from the coding sequence GTGAGTGTGGTAACGGCGCTGCTGCTGTCGGCGCTCGTGGCACTGCTCGCCCTGGTGGTCGGTGTGGCGCTCGGGGCGGGGTTGGCGCCCCGTCTGATGGAGCGCAGGCAACGGCGCGCGACCGCGCAGTCGGGGATCACCGTTTCGCAGATGCTCGCCCACATCGTGTCGCAATCGCCGGTCGGGATCGTCGTGGTCGACACCTACCGTGACGTGGTCTACACCAACGACCGGGCCCGTGAGCTGGGTCTGGTGCGTGACCGGCTGCTCGACGAACGGGCATGGCTGGCGGCCGAACGCACCCTGACCACCGGTGAGGACGGTGAGGTCGACCTGTCGCCACGCAAGCGTGCCCATCCGGGCCGATCGGGATTGTCGGTCCGTGGGCACGTCCGCCTGCTGACCGAGCAGGATCGCCGCTTCGCCGTCGTCTACGTCGACGACCAGTCCGAGCATGCGCGGATGGAGGCGACCCGCCGTGATTTCGTCGCCAACGTCAGCCACGAACTCAAGACCCCCGTCGGTGCGATGGGGGTGCTCGCAGAGGCGGTGCTGGCGTCGGCCGATGACCCCGAAACGGTGCGCCGGTTCGCCGACAAGATGTTGGTCGAGGCGAACCGGCTGGGCAATATGGTGGGCGAACTGATCGAGCTGTCGCGGCTGCAGGGCGCAGAACCGCTGCCCGACCTGGAAGCCGTCGATGTCGACACCGTCGTCGCCGAGGCGCTGTCGCGGTACAAGGTGGCCGCCGACAACGCCGACATCGCGATCACCACCGACGCGCCGACCGGATTCCGGGTACTGGGCGACCAGCCGCTGTTGGTCACCGCCATCGCGAACCTGGTGTCCAACGCAATTGCCTACTCGCCTAACGGTTCTGCGGTGTCGATCAGCAGGCGCCGCCGCGGCGACAACATCGAAATCGCCGTCACCGACCGCGGCTTCGGCATCGCCCGCGCGGATCAGGAGCGGGTGTTCGAACGGTTCTTCCGCGTCGACAAGGCGCGTTCCCGGGCCACCGGCGGCACGGGACTCGGATTGGCGATCGTGAAGCACGTCGCCGCCAACCACAACGGAACCATCCGGCTGTGGAGTCAACCAGGAACGGGATCGACGTTCACCCTGTCGATTCCGGCGTATCCGCAGGGTGACGATGACCCAGAAGTGCACGTCGAACGAGAGGACTAG
- the regX gene encoding two-component sensory transduction protein RegX → MTSVLIVEDEESLADPLAFLLRKEGFEATVVADGPSALAEFERAGADIVLLDLMLPGMSGTDVCKQLRSRSSVPVIMVTARDSEIDKVVGLELGADDYVTKPYSARELIARIRAVLRRGSDNDDAGIGDGVLEAGPVRMDVERHVVSVNGDAITLPLKEFDLLEYLMRNSGRVLTRGQLIDRVWGADYVGDTKTLDVHVKRLRSKIESDPANPVHLVTVRGLGYKLEG, encoded by the coding sequence ATGACCAGCGTGTTGATCGTGGAGGACGAGGAGTCCTTGGCCGATCCCCTGGCCTTTCTCCTGCGTAAGGAGGGCTTCGAAGCCACGGTAGTGGCCGACGGGCCGTCGGCCCTGGCCGAGTTCGAGCGGGCCGGTGCCGACATCGTCCTGTTGGACCTGATGCTTCCGGGGATGAGCGGTACGGACGTCTGCAAGCAATTGCGTTCGCGTTCAAGCGTTCCCGTCATCATGGTGACGGCTCGCGATAGTGAAATCGACAAGGTGGTAGGACTCGAACTCGGGGCCGACGACTACGTGACGAAGCCGTACTCCGCGCGGGAACTGATTGCGCGTATTCGCGCCGTGCTGCGTCGCGGCAGCGACAACGACGACGCAGGGATCGGCGACGGCGTGTTGGAAGCCGGACCGGTGCGGATGGACGTCGAACGGCACGTTGTTTCGGTCAACGGTGACGCGATCACGTTGCCGCTCAAAGAGTTCGACCTGCTCGAGTACCTGATGCGCAACAGTGGCCGTGTGCTCACCCGCGGTCAGCTGATCGACCGAGTGTGGGGTGCCGACTACGTCGGCGACACGAAAACCCTTGACGTGCATGTGAAGCGGCTGCGGTCGAAGATCGAGTCCGACCCCGCGAATCCCGTCCATCTGGTCACGGTCCGCGGCCTGGGCTACAAACTGGAGGGCTAA
- a CDS encoding YciI family protein: protein MSLFFFRLTPPRADFAQTMTQAEQQAMAAHQEYWQQLEADGRVVVYGPVADPEGVWGLGVLRAADRAEVLAIAESDPSVTAGVNTFEVFEILGS, encoded by the coding sequence ATGAGCCTGTTCTTCTTTCGCCTCACTCCGCCACGTGCGGATTTCGCGCAGACGATGACACAAGCCGAACAGCAGGCGATGGCAGCTCATCAGGAGTACTGGCAGCAGCTGGAGGCCGACGGCAGGGTCGTCGTCTACGGTCCGGTCGCCGACCCCGAGGGCGTGTGGGGTCTAGGCGTCCTGCGCGCGGCCGACCGCGCCGAGGTGCTGGCCATCGCGGAGAGCGATCCGTCAGTCACTGCGGGCGTCAACACCTTTGAGGTGTTCGAGATCCTCGGTTCGTAG
- a CDS encoding Ppx/GppA phosphatase family protein, with the protein MRLGVLDVGSNTVHLLVVDARRGGHPTPMSSTKASLRLAEAIDSNGKLTRKGADKLIGTLDEFAKIAASSGCVELMAFATSAVRDAKNSEELLARVHAETGVALQVLSGVDESRLTFLAVRRWYGWSAGRIINIDIGGGSLELSNGVDEEPEVALSLPFGAGRLTREWLPDDPPGRRRVNMLRDWLATELADAGAEMLKAGTPDLAVATSKTFRSLARLTGAAPSGAGPRVKRTLTATGLRQLIAFISRMTAADRAELEGVSAERAPQIVAGALVAEASMKALDVESVDICPWALREGLILRKLDSEADGTALVETSVQRR; encoded by the coding sequence GTGCGATTAGGCGTGCTGGATGTCGGCAGCAATACCGTCCACCTGTTGGTGGTGGACGCCCGTCGCGGTGGACATCCGACGCCCATGAGTTCCACCAAGGCCTCGCTGCGCCTCGCAGAGGCCATCGACAGCAACGGAAAACTCACCCGAAAGGGCGCCGACAAGTTGATCGGCACCCTCGACGAGTTCGCCAAGATCGCGGCGAGTTCGGGGTGCGTCGAGTTGATGGCGTTCGCGACTTCCGCTGTCCGCGATGCGAAGAACTCCGAAGAACTACTCGCCAGGGTGCACGCCGAGACCGGCGTGGCGCTGCAGGTGCTCAGCGGGGTCGACGAGTCCCGGCTGACGTTCCTCGCGGTGCGCCGCTGGTACGGCTGGAGCGCGGGCCGCATCATCAACATCGATATCGGTGGCGGCTCGCTTGAACTGTCGAACGGCGTCGACGAGGAGCCCGAGGTGGCGCTGTCGCTGCCGTTCGGTGCGGGCCGGCTGACCCGGGAATGGCTGCCCGACGATCCCCCGGGCCGCCGCCGCGTGAACATGCTGCGCGACTGGCTGGCCACCGAGCTGGCCGACGCGGGCGCCGAGATGCTCAAGGCGGGCACTCCAGACCTGGCCGTCGCGACCTCGAAGACGTTCCGCTCGCTGGCCCGCCTCACCGGCGCGGCCCCCTCCGGGGCAGGTCCGAGGGTGAAGCGGACGTTGACGGCCACCGGCCTGAGGCAGCTCATAGCATTCATCTCTAGGATGACCGCGGCTGACCGTGCAGAGTTGGAAGGGGTGAGCGCCGAACGGGCGCCGCAGATCGTGGCCGGAGCCTTGGTAGCTGAGGCGAGCATGAAGGCTCTGGATGTCGAAAGCGTGGATATCTGTCCATGGGCATTGCGAGAAGGGCTGATTCTGCGGAAACTCGACAGCGAGGCTGATGGAACTGCCTTGGTGGAGACATCTGTCCAGCGACGCTGA